The DNA sequence tataaaaattagctgggcacggtggcgggcacctgtaattccagctacctgggaggctgaggcaggagaactgattgaacccaggaggtggaggtggtggaggttgcaatgagccaagatcgtaccactgcattccagcctgggcgacaagaacaaaattaggtctcaaaaaataaataaagcaattctcctgcctcagcttcccaagcagctgggattacaggcacccaccaccacacctgcctaatttttgcatttttagtagagacggggtttcaccatattggccaggctggtctcaaactcctgacctcaggtgatccacccgcctagacctcccaaggtgctgggattacaggcgtgagccaccgcacctagcatgtgttttatttttaatttagaactCATGTATAGCTTGTCTATATAAGTTGAACTGGTAATGTGACACACAAACTGTTGTGAAAAATGCCAGTTACTTCGAATGTAAGCATTTTTTCCAAAATCATTTGTGTCTACATCAATTCCTTctataaatcagtaagaaaaggatgaaacaattcaacaggaaaaagaacaaaggatagaaaactcagagaagaaacacaaatgttCCATAAACATATAAtgatatttaattaaattcatgagtaatcagaaaaattcaaatttaggTGGAATCCCTTTTATTCATCCATAACATCAACAAAAGTTGGAGAATACCCAGCGGTGAAAAGGTGTGGGGGAAATGAATGATGTCATCTCCCCACACCTTTTCACGGCTGGGTATTTTCCAACTTACAGTAAGTTGGCACAACATTTTTGAGggcaattaaaattttatatctacATAGTCTTCACTtcaacaattccatttctagataTCTATGCTACAGGAATACTTGCCCATGTTCACAAAGAAGCATGTACAGGGATTTCACTGCAGCAATGCAGGTAACAAGAAAACTAAGCATAATCTAAATACTCATCCATTGGGGAATTATTAAATAAACTATGATGCATCCAGACTATGGATGATGCAGGAGTTTAAATGAATGGGGTGACCGTCTGAGTACTGGGAAGGAAAGAATCTAAGACATATCATGAAGTGAAAGAATCAAATTCCAAGATGTTACCatttatgtaaagaaaaaagatttttcaaaCAACACAACAAATCCTATTTTgctttatgtaaatatgtatgtagGCAAATGGGAAAAACTCTGGAAGGATGTATACTAAATGCAGAGAAGCATTACCTCAGGGATGAGGGAGTAGGGCACAAGGAGGGTTTTCGTTATAACTGCTAttgcatttttatacattaaaaatagaatcgggctgggggtagtggctcatgcctgtaatatgaGGATgttaggaggccaagatgagaggagaacttgagctcaggagtgcaagaccagcctaagcaggatgggaagaccctgtctctacaaaaaatacaaaattgggtgggtgtggtggcatgcacctgtggtcccagctacttgggaggctgaggtggaaggatcgcttgaggctgggaggtgaaggctgcaatgAAAtgtaactgtgccactgcactccagcctgggggacaaagtaaTATcctgactctgaaaaaaaaaagaggaaaaaagagaatataacCATGTAATATTTGtatgataaataaatttaagttgCCTCTTAAAGAGAGCCtaccaaatttaattttaaaataaccataggATTGCAATCAACAGAGGCTGATTTGGGGAATGGAGGGGAAATATCTTTTTTCAGAGGTATTGACCTCAAAATTCTGGACTGAGAAGGATCTTACAATGCAGTTAGTTTTCTGTCATATTCAGAGAGAATATACACTCACAGTTTCTCGGTCCAACTGTATGCTTTCCATACATTTCCATCAATGTGAAAAATATAGTTTCCGTGGAAATCTCTGTGAAGAAACACAGTTTATATCCTTGAATAGGTAGGACAAGAATGAACAGGATAAGTAAAAGAATCGTGGCAACCTTGTCGGGGATATTCCGTTACAGAAAATAACACCTGCTTTCTCATTTCCAGAGCTATCAGCTTCCCAGTTTGCGCAATTCATCAAGAAACAATGTGGGGCCACTGGCACAAATGATGAGGCATCTCCCGGAAGCTTAACTTCCTATCCATCCCATCTCTTGGACAGACGATGCCAGTTATTACTTTGAATGTAAGTATTTTATCAAAAAGCACTTATGTGTCTAAACAAACTCCTACAAATCAACacaaaaatggtaaataattcaacagaaaaataggcaaaagctTATCACTATCAATAAATAAGCAGAAAGAAACCCTACGCCAGGTAGCACCAAAGCTTTGCCCTCTGTTGAAACATCCTAGGCTTTTTCTTTCCACTCTTATTACAACCGATCTGATTTGGCCCCTTCACACTTTACTCCTACGTTTTGCAAGACCTTTCTAAGTTGTCTCCCTGAAATAAGCTTTTCCTTTTGGGCGCTCTACATAGGGATTCTAAAATAATCCTTTGCATGTCTACACTTGAacataaagcaaaaaacaaaataaaataattctcctGTTTTAGTAATTTAACCTCTCTTGCTTGGAAACTTTCAATGGCTTTCCACACCTCACTGTAACTTTCAAACTCCTGCAGCTGATAGTCAAAGTTTTACATAATCATATCTGCATTGCTCCCTCACCTAATTCTTTGCAGCCAGATTGGTCTACTAAATTCCAACCATACCTGTAGCCATGCCTTTGCCTAGACTGTActcccattttttttctatttaacaaaTTATAGCTAGTCTTTAAGACCCAAGTAAAGTTTTAGCTTATCCATATAGCTTTCCTTGATCTCCACACCTCAAGGATCATAGATTCTGGTAAATTCTAGCACCGACAGTATGCATTTTCTTTTAGTGATTAATTATATATACCTCCCTTTTTATGCCTATTCTATTTCTTCCCTCCTATCATTTTCATGTTCTGGAGACAGTAGCATACTTGACCCTGGGTTTGACACAAAACGAGTGCTACGTATCGAAAGCCAGGGACAACGATGAGTTGTGGACATAACTAAAGGACTGAGTAATCATGTTAACAGCCAACACTCCTACATATGCTAGGTACTGATGAAGTGTTTCATATATTCACTCACCTAAATTTCACAACAATCCAATGAAATGGAAACTAGCATAACCCCCAGTTGAAAGGTGAGGAAACTCAGTCACAGAGCAGAATAACTTGCTCTGGGTCACCAACCTAAtaaacagacctgggttcaacCCCAGGTAGTCTGGCTCCGGAATCAACTCTTAACCACTTAGAGCCTCATCACAGATGGGGAGAGGGACAGGCTGCTGTAAAGAGGGTGAAGCAAAAATGGGAGGAGAGCAGCGGTTCAGCAATGATGTGATGGGGCTAAATAAAATGGATGAGAAAACAAGTAAAAGACTGGAGTAAAAGCAAAAGACTGGATAATGGGTCTAACATTAAAGGAGAATAAGAAGGCAGAATTGACAAGCAAAGGTGAAAGCAGAAACTCAGTTGTCAGTATGGCTTGGGGAGATAAAGGAGGCCCACGAAGGCCTCCAGGAAAAGGCTGCCACATCAGGCAGGACACAGAGGATGACTGAGGAAAGGTGATTCTTACAAGATGGTGAAGGTGCCATTGTAGGTGTTGGGCTCTGGCATAGGCACTTGGTGGAGCCTCTGCTTTGGGCCGAGATTAATACACGACAGCGTCTCATTTTCGCAGGTACAAAGCTCACATATGTTGCTGCTTGTGGAGGCCTTCTGTTCCTCTGATGCAGTTAAAGCCTTATTTTGGGTGTGACTTTCAGACTCCACCAATGAATCCTGAGTAGGTTCTAGTTCAGTATGTGGACCTGTGACTTCAGTCAGGCTTCGATGCAGAGTCTGAACCTGGTCTGGATGAGAAGCTGTAGTCTTCTCCAGGGCTGAAGAATGTCCAATCTCTGTAATGGGCTCTGGAGTTACGGCAAGCCCTGGGTCTGGAGGCTGAGTCGAGGTCTCCTCTGTGGTTGGAGATGGTTTAACCTCTGTAGTAGGTTTTGTAGTTATGTTAAGCTTCAGGGCCAGAGGTTGAACTGTGACTTGAGTCAGGTGTGAATGCTGACCCTGACCCTTGTCTGAAGGTGGAAGTGTCACCTCAGGGTGTTCTGGAAGAGGAGCTGTAGTCATCAGGGCTGTAGAAAGTTCAACCTCCGCAGGGGGTTCTGGAGTGATGGTAAGTCGCAGGTCCAAAGGTTGAACTGTGACGCTGGGTGACATTGGATGCTGAGCTTCATTCTGACCTGGTGTTGGAATTGTTACCTCTTGATGTACTAGAAATTGGGGTACAACTTTCTTAGTAGACTGAGTTGGGGTCTCCTGCATGGTTGGAGAAAGTTCAACCtctgttgtggattctggaatGATGGTAAGCCCTAGGTCCAAAGGTTGAACCATGGCTTGAGTCAGGTGTGAATGCTGAGTCTGAACCTGGTCTGAAGGTGGAAGTGTCACCTCAGGGTGTTCTGCAGGAGGAGCTATAGTCATCAGGACAGTAGAAAGCTCAACCTCTGTTGTGGATTCTGGAGTGATGATAAACCCCAGGTCCAAAGGTTGAACTGTGGCTTGAGTCAGGTGTAAATACTGAGTCTGAACCTGGTCTGGATGTGGAAGTGTCACCTCAGGACGCTTTGGAGGAACTAGAGTCTTCTTCAGGGGTGTAGAACGTTCAGCCTCCGTGGTGGGTTCTGGAGTGATGGTAAGTCCCAGGTCCAAAGGTTGAACTGTGACGCTGGGTGACACTGGATGCTTAGCTTCATCCTGACCTGGTGTTGGAACTGTTATCTCTTGATGTACTGGAAGTTGGGATACAActttcttaggaggctgagttggggtCTCCTGCATGGTTGGAGAAAGGTCAACCTCTGTCACGGATTCTGGCGTGATGCTAAGCCCCAGGTCCAAAGGTTGAACTGTGGCTTGATTCAGGTTTGAATGCTCTGGAGGTTGAGCTACAACTTCATTAGGGAGCTCTGGAGTCTCAGTTGCGGCCTCCTGCTGGGTTAGAGAAGACTCACCCTCCTCAGCGGTCTGTAGATgctcagcttcagcctcctgctgGGTTGGAGAGGGGTTCTCACTATTAATAGGTTCCGGAGATTGAACTGAAGTCTCCTGTTGAATTGCTAAAGGTCCAGCCTCTTCCAgtgactctggaggcagaggtgggccccCGTGCTGAGTGGCGGGAGGTTCTGCATCATTACCTGGCCCTGAGAGCTGAGCTGTAGCCTCCTGGAGGACTGGAGAAGTTCCCACCTCTGCACTAGGCTCTATTATGGTGAGCTGCGTGTCTGGACGCTTAACAGAGACATTGGGAAAATCTGAATGCTGAGTTTGATGGTGACCAGGAGGTGAAACTGTGACTTCATGATGTTCTGAGGGCTGAGCTGGGGCCTCCTGCTGGGCTGGAGAAGACTCCACCTCCCCAGAAGACTCTGaaggctgagctggctgctcCTGCTCACTGGGGGAAAGTTCAGCCTCTATAGGAGGACCTGGAAGCTCAGTTGGGGCCTCCTGTTGGATTGCAGATGACTCCATCTCTTCTGGAAGCTGAGCTGGGGTCTCCTGCTGGGCTGGAGAAGATTCAGACTccccagaagactcagaaggctgagctggctgctcCTGCTCACTGGGGGAAAGTTGAGACTCGATAGGAGGACCTGGAAGCTCAGTTGGGGCCTCCTGTTGGATTGCAGATGACTCCATCTCTTCTGGAGGCTGAACTGGGGTCTCCTGCTGGGCTGGAGAAgattcagcctccccagaagactcagaaggctgagctggctgctcCTGCTCACTGGGGGAAAGTTCAGCCTCTGTAGGAGGACATGGAAGCTCAGTAGGGGCCTCCTGTTGGATTGCAGATGACTCCatctcttctggaggctgagctggggtctcctgctgggctggagaagattcagcctccccagaagactcagaaggctgagctggctgctcCTGCTCACTGGGGGAAAGTTCAGCCTCTATAGGAGGACCTGGAAGCTCACTTGGGGCCTCCTGTTGCATTGCAGATGACTCCatctcctctggaggctgagctggggtctCCTGCTGGCCTGGAGAAgattcagcctccccagaagactcagaaggctgacCTGGCTGCTCCTGCCCACTGGGGGAAAGTTGAACCTCTATAGGAGGACCTGGAAGCTCAGCTGGGGCCTCCTGTTGGATTGCAGATGACTCGATCTCTTCTGTTGGCTGAGCTGGGGTCTCCTGCTTGGCTGGAGAAGATACAGCCTccccagaagactcagaaggcCGAGCTGGTTGCTCCTGCTCACTCGGGGAAAGTTGAAACTCTATAGGAGGACCTGGAAGCTCAGTTGGGGTCTCGTGTTGGATTGCAGATGACTCCatctcttctggaggctgagctggggtctCCTGCTGGGCTGGAGAAGATTCAGCCTCCCCGGatgactcagaaggctgagctggctgctcCTGCTCACTGGGGGAAAGTTGAAACTCTATAGGAGGACCTGGAAGCTCAGTTGGGGTCTCCTGTTGGATTGCAGATGACTCCatctcctctggaggctgagctggggtctcctgctgggctggagaagattcagcctccccagaagactcagaaggctgagctggctgctcCTGCTCACTGGGGGAAAGTTCAGCCTCTATAGGAGGACCTGGAAGCTCAGTTGGGGCCTCCTGTTGGATTGCAGATGACTCCatctcttctggaggctgagctggggtctcctgctgggctggagaagattcagcctccccagaagactcagaaggctgagctggctgctcCTGCTCACTGGGGGAAAATTCAGCCTCTATAGGAGGTCCTGGAAGCTCAGTTGGGGCCTCCTGTTGGATTGCAGATGTCTCCATCTCTTCTGGAGACTGAGCTGGGGTATCTTGCTGGGCTGGAGATgattcagcctccccagaagactcagaaggctgagctggctgctcCTGCCCACTGGGGAAAAGTTGAACCTCTGTAGGAGGACCTGGAAGGTCAGTTGGGGCCTCCTGTTGCATTGCAGATGACTCCATCTCTTCTGGAGGCTGACCTGGGGTCTCCTGCTTCGCTGGAGAAgattcagcctccccagaagactCAGAGGGCTGAGCTGGCTGCTCCTACTCACTGGGGGAAAGCTGAGCCTCTATAGGAGGACCTGGAAACTCAGTTGGGGCCTCCTGTTGGATTGCAGATGACTCCatctcttctggaggctgagctggggtctCCTGCTGGGCTGGAGAAGATTCAGCCTCCCCAGAACACTCAGAAGGCTGCGCTGGCTGCTCCTGCTCACTGGGGGAAAGTTCAGCCTCTATAGGAGGACCTGGAAGCTCAGTTGGGGCGTCCTGTTGGATTGCAGATGACTCGatctcttctggaggctgagctggggtgTCCTACTGGGCTGGAGAACATTCAACCTCCCGagaagactcagaaggctgaggtggctgcTCCTGCTCACTGGGGGAAAGTTCAGCCTCTATAGGAGGACCTGGAAGCTCAGTTGGGGCCTCCTCTTGGATTGCAGATGACTCCatctcttctggaggctgagctggggtctCCTTCTGGGCTGGAGAAGATTCAGCCTCCCCGGatgactcagaaggctgagctggctgctcCTGCTCACTGGGGGAAAGTTCAGCCTCTGTAGGAGGACCTGGAAGCTCAGTAGGGGGCTCCTGTTGGATTGCAGATGACTCGatctcttctggaggctgagctggggtgTCCTACTGGGCTGGAGAAGATTCAACCTCCCGagaagactcagaaggctgaggtggctgcTCCTGCTCA is a window from the Rhinopithecus roxellana isolate Shanxi Qingling chromosome 3, ASM756505v1, whole genome shotgun sequence genome containing:
- the LOC115896334 gene encoding leucine-rich repeat-containing protein 37A-like isoform X4 — protein: MESSAMQQEAPTDLPGPPTEVQLFPSGQEQPAQPSESSGEAESSPAQQDTPAQSPEEMETSAIQQEAPTELPGPPIEAEFSPSEQEQPAQPSESSGEAESSPAQQETPAQPPEEMESSAIQQEAPTELPGPPIEAELSPSEQEQPAQPSESSGEAESSPAQQETPAQPPEEMESSAIQQETPTELPGPPIEFQLSPSEQEQPAQPSESSGEAESSPAQQETPAQPPEEMESSAIQHETPTELPGPPIEFQLSPSEQEQPARPSESSGEAVSSPAKQETPAQPTEEIESSAIQQEAPAELPGPPIEVQLSPSGQEQPGQPSESSGEAESSPGQQETPAQPPEEMESSAMQQEAPSELPGPPIEAELSPSEQEQPAQPSESSGEAESSPAQQETPAQPPEEMESSAIQQEAPTELPCPPTEAELSPSEQEQPAQPSESSGEAESSPAQQETPVQPPEEMESSAIQQEAPTELPGPPIESQLSPSEQEQPAQPSESSGESESSPAQQETPAQLPEEMESSAIQQEAPTELPGPPIEAELSPSEQEQPAQPSESSGEVESSPAQQEAPAQPSEHHEVTVSPPGHHQTQHSDFPNVSVKRPDTQLTIIEPSAEVGTSPVLQEATAQLSGPGNDAEPPATQHGGPPLPPESLEEAGPLAIQQETSVQSPEPINSENPSPTQQEAEAEHLQTAEEGESSLTQQEAATETPELPNEVVAQPPEHSNLNQATVQPLDLGLSITPESVTEVDLSPTMQETPTQPPKKVVSQLPVHQEITVPTPGQDEAKHPVSPSVTVQPLDLGLTITPEPTTEAERSTPLKKTLVPPKRPEVTLPHPDQVQTQYLHLTQATVQPLDLGFIITPESTTEVELSTVLMTIAPPAEHPEVTLPPSDQVQTQHSHLTQAMVQPLDLGLTIIPESTTEVELSPTMQETPTQSTKKVVPQFLVHQEVTIPTPGQNEAQHPMSPSVTVQPLDLRLTITPEPPAEVELSTALMTTAPLPEHPEVTLPPSDKGQGQHSHLTQVTVQPLALKLNITTKPTTEVKPSPTTEETSTQPPDPGLAVTPEPITEIGHSSALEKTTASHPDQVQTLHRSLTEVTGPHTELEPTQDSLVESESHTQNKALTASEEQKASTSSNICELCTCENETLSCINLGPKQRLHQVPMPEPNTYNGTFTILDFHGNYIFHIDGNVWKAYSWTEKLILSENYLTELHKDSFEGLLSLQYLDLSCNQVQFVERHTFEPLPFLQYLNLRCNLLAELSFGTFQAWHGMQFLHKLILNRNPLTTVEDPYLFKLPALKYLDMGKTQVPLATLKNILTMTIELEKLWEERRIASGRIQYLNHITRITQREHPTCVSSQAGVWWCDSNSGQPPPPGSNDSPASASRVTGIIVFGLI
- the LOC115896334 gene encoding leucine-rich repeat-containing protein 37B-like isoform X1; translated protein: MESSAMQQEAPTDLPGPPTEVQLFPSGQEQPAQPSESSGEAESSPAQQDTPAQSPEEMETSAIQQEAPTELPGPPIEAEFSPSEQEQPAQPSESSGEAESSPAQQETPAQPPEEMESSAIQQEAPTELPGPPIEAELSPSEQEQPAQPSESSGEAESSPAQQETPAQPPEEMESSAIQQETPTELPGPPIEFQLSPSEQEQPAQPSESSGEAESSPAQQETPAQPPEEMESSAIQHETPTELPGPPIEFQLSPSEQEQPARPSESSGEAVSSPAKQETPAQPTEEIESSAIQQEAPAELPGPPIEVQLSPSGQEQPGQPSESSGEAESSPGQQETPAQPPEEMESSAMQQEAPSELPGPPIEAELSPSEQEQPAQPSESSGEAESSPAQQETPAQPPEEMESSAIQQEAPTELPCPPTEAELSPSEQEQPAQPSESSGEAESSPAQQETPVQPPEEMESSAIQQEAPTELPGPPIESQLSPSEQEQPAQPSESSGESESSPAQQETPAQLPEEMESSAIQQEAPTELPGPPIEAELSPSEQEQPAQPSESSGEVESSPAQQEAPAQPSEHHEVTVSPPGHHQTQHSDFPNVSVKRPDTQLTIIEPSAEVGTSPVLQEATAQLSGPGNDAEPPATQHGGPPLPPESLEEAGPLAIQQETSVQSPEPINSENPSPTQQEAEAEHLQTAEEGESSLTQQEAATETPELPNEVVAQPPEHSNLNQATVQPLDLGLSITPESVTEVDLSPTMQETPTQPPKKVVSQLPVHQEITVPTPGQDEAKHPVSPSVTVQPLDLGLTITPEPTTEAERSTPLKKTLVPPKRPEVTLPHPDQVQTQYLHLTQATVQPLDLGFIITPESTTEVELSTVLMTIAPPAEHPEVTLPPSDQVQTQHSHLTQAMVQPLDLGLTIIPESTTEVELSPTMQETPTQSTKKVVPQFLVHQEVTIPTPGQNEAQHPMSPSVTVQPLDLRLTITPEPPAEVELSTALMTTAPLPEHPEVTLPPSDKGQGQHSHLTQVTVQPLALKLNITTKPTTEVKPSPTTEETSTQPPDPGLAVTPEPITEIGHSSALEKTTASHPDQVQTLHRSLTEVTGPHTELEPTQDSLVESESHTQNKALTASEEQKASTSSNICELCTCENETLSCINLGPKQRLHQVPMPEPNTYNGTFTILDFHGNYIFHIDGNVWKAYSWTEKLILSENYLTELHKDSFEGLLSLQYLDLSCNQVQFVERHTFEPLPFLQYLNLRCNLLAELSFGTFQAWHGMQFLHKLILNRNPLTTVEDPYLFKLPALKYLDMGKTQVPLATLKNILTMTIELEKLWEERRIASGRIQYLNHITRITQREHPTCVSSQAGVWWCDSNSGQPPPPGSNDSPASASRVTGIIVKTKSHYAPRSTSQSVGITSVNHRAWSQGL
- the LOC115896334 gene encoding leucine-rich repeat-containing protein 37A3-like isoform X3, translating into MESSAMQQEAPTDLPGPPTEVQLFPSGQEQPAQPSESSGEAESSPAQQDTPAQSPEEMETSAIQQEAPTELPGPPIEAEFSPSEQEQPAQPSESSGEAESSPAQQETPAQPPEEMESSAIQQEAPTELPGPPIEAELSPSEQEQPAQPSESSGEAESSPAQQETPAQPPEEMESSAIQQETPTELPGPPIEFQLSPSEQEQPAQPSESSGEAESSPAQQETPAQPPEEMESSAIQHETPTELPGPPIEFQLSPSEQEQPARPSESSGEAVSSPAKQETPAQPTEEIESSAIQQEAPAELPGPPIEVQLSPSGQEQPGQPSESSGEAESSPGQQETPAQPPEEMESSAMQQEAPSELPGPPIEAELSPSEQEQPAQPSESSGEAESSPAQQETPAQPPEEMESSAIQQEAPTELPCPPTEAELSPSEQEQPAQPSESSGEAESSPAQQETPVQPPEEMESSAIQQEAPTELPGPPIESQLSPSEQEQPAQPSESSGESESSPAQQETPAQLPEEMESSAIQQEAPTELPGPPIEAELSPSEQEQPAQPSESSGEVESSPAQQEAPAQPSEHHEVTVSPPGHHQTQHSDFPNVSVKRPDTQLTIIEPSAEVGTSPVLQEATAQLSGPGNDAEPPATQHGGPPLPPESLEEAGPLAIQQETSVQSPEPINSENPSPTQQEAEAEHLQTAEEGESSLTQQEAATETPELPNEVVAQPPEHSNLNQATVQPLDLGLSITPESVTEVDLSPTMQETPTQPPKKVVSQLPVHQEITVPTPGQDEAKHPVSPSVTVQPLDLGLTITPEPTTEAERSTPLKKTLVPPKRPEVTLPHPDQVQTQYLHLTQATVQPLDLGFIITPESTTEVELSTVLMTIAPPAEHPEVTLPPSDQVQTQHSHLTQAMVQPLDLGLTIIPESTTEVELSPTMQETPTQSTKKVVPQFLVHQEVTIPTPGQNEAQHPMSPSVTVQPLDLRLTITPEPPAEVELSTALMTTAPLPEHPEVTLPPSDKGQGQHSHLTQVTVQPLALKLNITTKPTTEVKPSPTTEETSTQPPDPGLAVTPEPITEIGHSSALEKTTASHPDQVQTLHRSLTEVTGPHTELEPTQDSLVESESHTQNKALTASEEQKASTSSNICELCTCENETLSCINLGPKQRLHQVPMPEPNTYNGTFTILDFHGNYIFHIDGNVWKAYSWTEKLDLSCNQVQFVERHTFEPLPFLQYLNLRCNLLAELSFGTFQAWHGMQFLHKLILNRNPLTTVEDPYLFKLPALKYLDMGKTQVPLATLKNILTMTIELEKLWEERRIASGRIQYLNHITRITQREHPTCVSSQAGVWWCDSNSGQPPPPGSNDSPASASRVTGIIVKTKSHYAPRSTSQSVGITSVNHRAWSQGL
- the LOC115896334 gene encoding leucine-rich repeat-containing protein 37A-like isoform X6, producing the protein MESSAMQQEAPTDLPGPPTEVQLFPSGQEQPAQPSESSGEAESSPAQQDTPAQSPEEMETSAIQQEAPTELPGPPIEAEFSPSEQEQPAQPSESSGEAESSPAQQETPAQPPEEMESSAIQQEAPTELPGPPIEAELSPSEQEQPAQPSESSGEAESSPAQQETPAQPPEEMESSAIQQETPTELPGPPIEFQLSPSEQEQPAQPSESSGEAESSPAQQETPAQPPEEMESSAIQHETPTELPGPPIEFQLSPSEQEQPARPSESSGEAVSSPAKQETPAQPTEEIESSAIQQEAPAELPGPPIEVQLSPSGQEQPGQPSESSGEAESSPGQQETPAQPPEEMESSAMQQEAPSELPGPPIEAELSPSEQEQPAQPSESSGEAESSPAQQETPAQPPEEMESSAIQQEAPTELPCPPTEAELSPSEQEQPAQPSESSGEAESSPAQQETPVQPPEEMESSAIQQEAPTELPGPPIESQLSPSEQEQPAQPSESSGESESSPAQQETPAQLPEEMESSAIQQEAPTELPGPPIEAELSPSEQEQPAQPSESSGEVESSPAQQEAPAQPSEHHEVTVSPPGHHQTQHSDFPNVSVKRPDTQLTIIEPSAEVGTSPVLQEATAQLSGPGNDAEPPATQHGGPPLPPESLEEAGPLAIQQETSVQSPEPINSENPSPTQQEAEAEHLQTAEEGESSLTQQEAATETPELPNEVVAQPPEHSNLNQATVQPLDLGLSITPESVTEVDLSPTMQETPTQPPKKVVSQLPVHQEITVPTPGQDEAKHPVSPSVTVQPLDLGLTITPEPTTEAERSTPLKKTLVPPKRPEVTLPHPDQVQTQYLHLTQATVQPLDLGFIITPESTTEVELSTVLMTIAPPAEHPEVTLPPSDQVQTQHSHLTQAMVQPLDLGLTIIPESTTEVELSPTMQETPTQSTKKVVPQFLVHQEVTIPTPGQNEAQHPMSPSVTVQPLDLRLTITPEPPAEVELSTALMTTAPLPEHPEVTLPPSDKGQGQHSHLTQVTVQPLALKLNITTKPTTEVKPSPTTEETSTQPPDPGLAVTPEPITEIGHSSALEKTTASHPDQVQTLHRSLTEVTGPHTELEPTQDSLVESESHTQNKALTASEEQKASTSSNICELCTCENETLSCINLGPKQRLHQVPMPEPNTYNGTFTILDFHGNYIFHIDGNVWKAYSWTEKLILSENYLTELHKDSFEGLLSLQYLDLSCNQVQFVERHTFEPLPFLQYLNLRCNLLAELSFGTFQAWHGMQFLHKLILNRNPLTTVEDPYLFKLPALKYLDMGKTQVPLATLKNILTMTIELEKLWEERRIASGRIQYLNHITRITQREHPTCKDKVSLCAKVDLPKCWDYKCEPPCLVPGTLSHH
- the LOC115896334 gene encoding leucine-rich repeat-containing protein 37A-like isoform X5, whose product is MESSAMQQEAPTDLPGPPTEVQLFPSGQEQPAQPSESSGEAESSPAQQDTPAQSPEEMETSAIQQEAPTELPGPPIEAEFSPSEQEQPAQPSESSGEAESSPAQQETPAQPPEEMESSAIQQEAPTELPGPPIEAELSPSEQEQPAQPSESSGEAESSPAQQETPAQPPEEMESSAIQQETPTELPGPPIEFQLSPSEQEQPAQPSESSGEAESSPAQQETPAQPPEEMESSAIQHETPTELPGPPIEFQLSPSEQEQPARPSESSGEAVSSPAKQETPAQPTEEIESSAIQQEAPAELPGPPIEVQLSPSGQEQPGQPSESSGEAESSPGQQETPAQPPEEMESSAMQQEAPSELPGPPIEAELSPSEQEQPAQPSESSGEAESSPAQQETPAQPPEEMESSAIQQEAPTELPCPPTEAELSPSEQEQPAQPSESSGEAESSPAQQETPVQPPEEMESSAIQQEAPTELPGPPIESQLSPSEQEQPAQPSESSGESESSPAQQETPAQLPEEMESSAIQQEAPTELPGPPIEAELSPSEQEQPAQPSESSGEVESSPAQQEAPAQPSEHHEVTVSPPGHHQTQHSDFPNVSVKRPDTQLTIIEPSAEVGTSPVLQEATAQLSGPGNDAEPPATQHGGPPLPPESLEEAGPLAIQQETSVQSPEPINSENPSPTQQEAEAEHLQTAEEGESSLTQQEAATETPELPNEVVAQPPEHSNLNQATVQPLDLGLSITPESVTEVDLSPTMQETPTQPPKKVVSQLPVHQEITVPTPGQDEAKHPVSPSVTVQPLDLGLTITPEPTTEAERSTPLKKTLVPPKRPEVTLPHPDQVQTQYLHLTQATVQPLDLGFIITPESTTEVELSTVLMTIAPPAEHPEVTLPPSDQVQTQHSHLTQAMVQPLDLGLTIIPESTTEVELSPTMQETPTQSTKKVVPQFLVHQEVTIPTPGQNEAQHPMSPSVTVQPLDLRLTITPEPPAEVELSTALMTTAPLPEHPEVTLPPSDKGQGQHSHLTQVTVQPLALKLNITTKPTTEVKPSPTTEETSTQPPDPGLAVTPEPITEIGHSSALEKTTASHPDQVQTLHRSLTEVTGPHTELEPTQDSLVESESHTQNKALTASEEQKASTSSNICELCTCENETLSCINLGPKQRLHQVPMPEPNTYNGTFTILDFHGNYIFHIDGNVWKAYSWTEKLILSENYLTELHKDSFEGLLSLQYLDLSCNQVQFVERHTFEPLPFLQYLNLRCNLLAELSFGTFQAWHGMQFLHKLILNRNPLTTVEDPYLFKLPALKYLDMGKTQVPLATLKNILTMTIELEKLWEERRIASGRIQYLNHITRITQREHPTCIRPHLVESEDVDLLMKRLTVSNLGSCMQLALNTFY